Within Corvus cornix cornix isolate S_Up_H32 chromosome Z, ASM73873v5, whole genome shotgun sequence, the genomic segment TCCCTGCTGTGACATCTCTTTGGCAGCGCTCTGAGGAGATCAAGTAGAGACCAGGTTGCAGAACCAGCCTACATCCCCAAACCTGCAGGGAGCCCAGGGCTGATGGCAGATGCTAATCCTCCACCACCTAAACTCGCCTTCTGCTGGCTTGTGAGTGTCAGCAGGTGCTGACTGAAGTTAAGCTGGCACATCCTGTTTGTGCTACTCCTCCTGCCCACCAGCCCCCGCCTGATCCCTTCCCCACAGCGCTGGCTTGCCAGGGCACAGGAACAGACAGAGGCAATGCTTTCCTGATGGAGGGGATCACCCCACATATCAAGCTGGTGACGGTGCTGGTGCCAATGCACGCATACAGCACCATGTCTGGTGGCATGGCTGGAGTCTCCTCTTGCTTCTTACCATGGAgtggggaaggggcagagcCTCTCCTACTGttgagaggagcagagggactCACTGAGGTCCCTGggtcccagctctgtgccttgTAGCCGGGTAGATATTTGTCCACAGTGCTCTCCACTGAGGTGCAAGGACAGTCCAAAGCTTGAGCAAGGGAAAAGGTGCAGGCATAGAGACTCTGCTCCAGACTTCGTTCACCTGTGTTGCTaagtatttttgctgttgtcaGTGGGAATTTATCTGCGTGCATCTGGTACCTTTACATTTGTCCTGCCCCTGGGCCCCTCACAGAAGACCCTGACTCTGGCAAGCCTCCAATCCCctacagagcagctgctgacagcagtgAGCCTTCCTTCCCTGGGCTGACAACCCCAGGGCTCTCTGCTTCCCACAAGGGACTGAAGCAGCCTGGTTTAAGGGACATCACTGCAGGTGGCACTGGCACTGGCACGGTGGTGAGTCACCATACCAAGGAGAAACAACCCCCGTCCCTGTGCTCCTGTGAAGATTCAAAGCGGGAGTGCTGGTCCTCTCTCTCGGCAGTGCCCACGCAGCGGgtgagctgctggcagcctgcaCCATGTACACAGCCTCCACGGGGGATTTCTGCTCTTGCATGGAGAAAACCTGTTTACAGGAAGCTCTGTAACTGCTTTTAGCCAAGAACCCATTTTCTGGGACACCTGCAAATCAGGTTGTCTTTTGGCCTGTGAGATCTTGGCCCTGGGGAGGGGCATGATGCAGTACTGggctctcctctctctgctggctTCGGATATGCCCCCATGCAGGCatcagggagggcagggagagacagCCAGGCCCCAGCAATCAGATGGGGAGACTCTGGGGGGGAGACAGACATCACCCCTGTAGCAACATATACCCCCAAAATGGGGTTGAGTCAAGTTCTACCCCCCATAGCATCAGAGGGTTGAGTCTATGCAATATTTAATGTGAATGTCCCAGAGTTGTCTTGGAGAAGAGACTGGGAAATGTGTGGGGTGAGATGCCCCATGCGCCATCCCAGGGCCCTGGGGTGCTTTCACAAGGTAAAGTGACCCTGGATGTGCCTGGTCCTGACCAGCATCACCTGTGGCCTGAGTGCTGGCAGAGAGGGCAAGAGTGTTTGGCTACAGGACTACggagcagctggctgcagggaaagcagctgctgggatgtTCGGGAACTGCTCAAAGATTAAAATCCAGCCTGTGGCAAGACTTGTTGCAAACTCCCAACCTTCTCCAAAAGAAAGTGAAAGTCATGGGCTGGAAGGATATATAAGCAgcggggagcagcagcagagcacaaggAAGCTGTGCAGAGCTCACCTCTCCTGCCTGGAGTTCCATCGCCTCCAGCCCATCCTCTGCCAGACtcagcagcaaaatgcagcagcttCACCTTCTCTGCCTCAGTCTCCTGGTGCTGGGACATATCCTGGATGGTAAGAGGGGACCTCTCAAGCTGCCTTTCTTGTGAAGGAATGAAGGGAGAGAATTcagtttcttctctcttttgcaTTTCCAGCAGACTTTTAGAGGGACAAGTAGCTGGGGCTCTATCACAGCCCTCCTGCATCCTCTTCTTGTAACCTGTCCCACAGGGACTTTGTCCTGCCCAAAGTCCATACAGGAGCCTGcggggctctggggctgggaaggtGAGTTTGGGAAAGGCCATGGAGCAATCCTGCCTCCCAGTGCCCTAGCCCAGCTTGCACACATTGGCCTGGGATTGCCTTGGTCCCATTCTCCCCAGTACACCAAGGGAACATTCCTTTCACCCTGTGGTGTGGGGCAGCCTGGAGGCAAacggcagggctgggagccagaGGGAAGGTGTCTGGTAGGGCAGGGTCCATGTTTGAGGGGCTGTTGGTGTTGGACATGGCGTTTGCACAGGTCACAGCTGTCTGGTTGGGTGACATTAGaacctctgctctgtggtgggaAGCTGGGGGTGGGTCCAGACGCCTTGTGGTGTTGCACCAGACCTTGCTGCTGGGGGCTACAGACATCCGTGGGCGCTGCCAGCCTTGTCAGGCATTAGCAGTGAACACAGCATTTTCTGGGAGGGTGACTCTGgatctccttctctgcagggaagTGCAGACAGGTATGTCCTTCAGCTGTCACAAGAAGGATCCGTGGGGGCGCTGGTGGTGGGGTGGCTGCCAAACCTATGATTGCTTCAGTAAATAAAGCTGAAGCCATCCCCAGCCCCTTGGAAATGTGTGTCTGTACTGCAGCACCCTGACGTGGGGTAAATAAAGACCGCTGTGTCCTGCCTTGCTAGCCGGGGTGCAGGAGGGACACAGTCATGCCAAAGGGTTGCCTTCTGCCTGTTTAGTGTTCCCCATCTCCTTTGCTCTCTGTTGGAAGGGGGCAAAGGGCTCCTGGCACTGGGGTGTGAGCACAATAAAGATGGTGTCTGTgtgcccagccagggcagcGTGCAGCACCATTCCTGCAGGCACCATCCCGCCGCAGCCCCTTCACCCTCCAGGGAAGCTGGGAGTGGTGCAGCTGACCTCAGCCTCCATGGTGTGTTCCTTCTCCAGTGCATGGCGGGAACAACGTCCTGGACTGCTGCCTGCGGACAAGCGAGACGCCCATCCCGCGGCGGATAGTGCAGGATTATCGGCTCCAGCTGGTGCAGGACGGCTGCGACATCCCTGCTGCCATGTAAGAGCCCACGTGGTGATGGCTGAGGGAGAAGGCCTCATGATGGCCAAGGGATGGACCTTGCAGGGAGGCAGGAttggaggcagaggaggatgGAGGAGGGACATTGAGCTGGATTTGAGGGCGAAGGAATAGGGAGAGTAGCGGAAGAGATCCTGGAGGTCCAGAGGCTCAGTCAGAGggggagcagctgagagggGAGAGCATGAGACAAAAGCCAGGGGAGAAAGTCATCTGAAGGTAGAgatggagcagggcagtgaggTAGGCATCGGGTGAGAGCTTGAGCTGTTCTTGAGCATCCATGGGGTGTCCTGCTCACTACATCTTACTTTTTCTCCTCATGGGCCTGGAAGATTCATCACCACAAAGGGCAAGCGCCTCTGTGCACCCCTCCATTCCCTGTGGGTGATTCGTCTCCGAGAGAGGCTGGatgccagctctgcccagagggTAAGAACCATCCCTGTTCTCAGCCAGGCGTGAGGTCACCTGTGGCGGGGGTTATCCACTGCCAGAGAGGCTTTTCCAAGTGCGACTGggctgctgggaagagcagggacaTGATCTACTGAGCCATGAATAATTTGTCTTGGTCTCCATCCTTCCCCCTTCCAACTGGGACCAGTCTGTCTCCTCAGCAGTCCCTCTTCCACCCCAAATAAATGCATCCCTGGGACTTTTGTCTACCCAGTGTCACTCTTCTCTGAGCCTGGCGTGTGCCATGGAAATGGCACCGGGAGCAAAATCCCTCCTCACTTCTGCCCTGCAAGCTTGGAGTCTGCTGCTTGTGCAAATTCGTGGGGAGGGCTTGTGATGAGTTTGGTGGGCGCTTTGCAAGCCCTGACAGGTCCATCCCCACCATGGCTTGTCCAGCAGAGGAAGGGACTCTGGGGAGGCTCCTGCCCAAGGAGCACACTAATACCAGTTGGGTTTTTCACTTCCCCAGGCCAAACACCAAGGCAAGTAGGTCCCAAAGAAGCCCTTGGCTGGTCCCAACAGCTGGAGTGGGACCAGGTCCCAGCCGTGAATCTGATACTAATGGAGCCAACCTGCTTCCACCTCCAGTCTCAGGGCTGACCCTCCTTGAGACTCATGCCagtgtgtggggctgggcagagccctgtctgctctctctttttccctctgtccCTGGTGTGATCCGGCAACCTGTGACAGCCTGAGCCAGAAGCTGCTGGACTCCATCACCTTTGCAGTCTGGAAGCTGCTTGATGGACTGATCTGCGAGGTGAGCTGGGGAGTCTCAGACTTCCCTTCAGCACAGCGGCTGTGACCTCCAGCTCTAGCCtgatcccttttttttccattgtgagCCCCAGCCTGCAGTCCTTCTGCATCCCTGGGAAGGGttgccagcacagggcagtgtggggaaggaggggaatgATGGAGAGGTTCCACAGTGGCCACGCATTGTGCTGATCCTTGCCAAGCACAACTCAGATGCCCTTGGAAAATGCATGGCTGATGTGGTTCCTCTCTCACTCCTGGATTCCCTGCACTGTttcccttctgcctttcctttcaaGGGTAGAAATAGAGCCACTAATGTGCAGCAGGCAGTGATGTGGCTCTTATCCCCTGCCCCCTGACCATGCCTGGAGGTCATGCTACTCTCAGGTTATTTGCTGCTAGGTCTGTTATTTGCTGCTAGGTCTGTTCATTGCAACAATTCCATGTGTATACTGCTTCTTTactctctttttaaatttttttttattgtgctgtgattttgttaaataaaaagaaaaaccagcagGTAGTTTTCACGCCTTGTGTTTGAGCCTGAAAGCCAATGTGGAGTGTGTGGTGAGCAGACAGCATTGCCTACTGTGCTGCAGTGGCAAGGGGGCTGTGCTGAGatgtggggagaaggaaagaggattCATAGGGGtgagaaacacagcagctgggctgcaggtCTCTCCTGGGAGTCTCTCAGCGCAGTGGCAAAACAagtgccctgctctgcactgctcaACCGGGCTACAGGAGCAGGTCCCTGGGGAAAggtgtgctgggatggggaaggagggagcatGCCAGTGTTGCATCATGCAGCCTGAACCACTTCAGTCCTGCCTGTGCAGATGCTGGGTTGGAGCTCTCCATCTCTCAGCTTCCACAGGAGCATGGGACATGGaagaagagctgcaggaagagctgcagctttgtCTTTGCAGTAAAGGGAAACTGAGGAACAGTGTGGTTGATTACTCCAGCAGGTCAGTTCTTGCTGGCAGCTGGGGTGCAGGTGAGCAGAAAGATGAGCTTTTGGGGCAATGGAGGCTGCGAAGACACCTACTCCTGGGCACATCCATGGGTAAGGCACAGATGGCAgcccccctgctcctgccactcATCAACAGTAGGCTGAGAGACTGTGCCCGTTTTCCTCCTGAGCCTTGGGTCTGCTGTGCACTCAGACTAAGGTCTTACTGTCTCAGACTGTCCTTATGTCTGCTTTTGCCCAGGCCATGTGATGTTTGAACAAGGCTGTTCTGTCCAGCTGAAGCACGGGTGGAACACGCACAAGTGGGATTTGTGTGTCCAAGAGGCAGGCACTGCCCTCTCCTCCCAAGCACCACTGTGTGTCTCTCTACATCATTAAATTAGTCGGGTTTGGTGCTAGCCAGCATGCCTGGGCACAGGTTGGGAGTGAAATGGACCAGGACTATTCCTGAAGGCAAGGGGGAGCATGGCCACCAGCCCTCAGGGAATGGCATCCATAGTGGTGCCGTGGCTGGGCTGTTCAAGCCGGGGAGTGCCCAGGTACCTGATGGCTTTTTGCTGACACCTCTTGGATGCAAGCTTAGTCCtgtcccttctcctctcctggtTGCCTGGCTCACTCAGTTGGTGGcttgtttctctttcaggtGTTCTCCCCTCTGGGGTCCTCCTCCCTGGTATCTGCCCACACACTGCCCAGGGCTCAGATGTCTCTGAGCGTGACTCTCCCAGAGCACCAGCTCTGTCCCAGATCATTAACTATAGTGACAGCCCCAGCAATTCAATCCTGggcagaagaaggaagagaaggaaggctgGTATAGGAAGAGAGGCCAAGACAAACAGTGTGAGTAGGAAATGAGAATAACTGGCGCTGGCTTGGACAGAAGCCTTCCTGCTGCTCGCTCAGTGACCTGTGAGGGGGCCGTgactggggagggggaggatgTTTGGCATGGATCTGCtctgaggctgagctgctgcagctggagctggtcCCTGTGAAGGACAGGGACTGCCAGAGGGGCTTAGCCTGGGATGGATCAGATTCGTCCTTGGCTGCAGGCTACCATGACAAGGAGAACAGTGTTCTGGACCAGGAAAAATGAGGGAGAAGGGGCTTGCACTGCTCTCTGGGATGCTGGAAGCAGGTTAGTCTATTTCCATAAGAGTTTGAGGGATGTCTTGGCCAATCAGCCCATAGGAGCATGGTTGCAAAGCCCAGGATTCCCATCTCTCCTGGGAGCAGTAGATGTGTTCTCCTCAGAGCAATGCAGCTGCACACCACAGATCCCTGGTAGGTCCTTGTCTGCCATGGTTCTCAAGTGGGTGTTGATCCAgatcccagctctggcagcatgCTGCTCTTACCCCCCAGGGGAGGACAAGAGGAGATGCTG encodes:
- the LOC104686559 gene encoding C-C motif chemokine 19, with the protein product MQQLHLLCLSLLVLGHILDVHGGNNVLDCCLRTSETPIPRRIVQDYRLQLVQDGCDIPAAIFITTKGKRLCAPLHSLWVIRLRERLDASSAQRAKHQGK